The Mycolicibacterium parafortuitum nucleotide sequence CGTCGTTCGCCGGTCCCGCGCTGGCCGAGGTGCTCGAGCGCGAGGGTGAGGGCCGCTCGGTCGCGGTGATCTACGACGAGGAGTTCACCGAAACGGTGGACCGCGCGGTGGCCGGGCGACCCGACACCACCCGGATCGTCGCGTGGGCCGACACCGACACCGACGCGCTGACCGTGGAGTCGCTGATCGCCGAGCACGACGGCCGCCAGCCGGTGCGCTCGGTGGAGAAGGGGCGGGTCATCCTGCTCACCTCCGGGACCACCGGAACACCGAAGGGCGCCAAGCATTCCGGTGGCGACCCCAGCGTTCTGAAGGCGATCCTGGACCGGACCCCGTGGCGTGCCGAACAACCCGTCGTGATCGCCGCACCGATGTTCCACGCGTGGGGCTTCTCGCAACTGGCGTTCGCCGCGTCGATGTCGTGCACGATCATCACCCGGCGGAAGTTCGATCCCGAAGCCACCCTGGAACTGGTGGACAAGTACCGCGCCACCGGATTGTGTGTGGTGCCGGTGATGTTCGACCGCATCATGGAGTTACCGCCCGAGGTCCTCGACAAGTACAGCGGGCGCTCGCTGCGCTTCGCCGCCGCGTCGGGCTCGCGGATGCGTCCCGATGTCGTCATCGCGTTCATGGACCGCTTCGGCGACGTGATCTACAACAACTACAACGCCACCGAGGCCGGCATGATCGCCACCGCGACGCCGCGGGATCTGCGCGCCGCGCCCGACACCGCCGGCCGACCCGCGGAGGGCACCGAGATCCGGATCCTCGACACCGAGTTCAACGAGGTGCCCACGGGGCAGACCGGCGGCATCTGGGTGCGCAACTCGACCCAGTTCGACGGCTACACCTCGGGGACCACCAAGGATTTCCACGACGGGTTCATGTCCTCGGGCGATGTCGGCTATCTCGACGAGGACGGCCGGTTGTTCGTCGTCGGCCGCGACGACGAGATGATCGTGTCCGGCGGCGAGAACGTCTACCCGATCGAGGTCGAGAAGACGCTGACGACCCATCCCGACGTCGCCGAGGCCACCGTGCTCGGGGTCGACGACGAGAAGTTCGGTCAGCGGCTGGCGGCATTCGTGGTTTTGAACCCTGGCGCCGCGGCTACCCCGGAGACGCTGAAACAGCACGTTCGCGACCATCTGGCGAATTACAAAGTGCCGAGGGAGATCACGGTGCTCGACGAGCTGCCCCGCAGCATCACCGGCAAGATCTCCCGCAAGGATCTGAAGGAACGCCTGGAGAATGCCTAAACGCCGGCCGCTGCTGCGGGCCACCGCGGAGTTGCTCAACGCCGCCAACGGATTGCAGCCGCTGGCCCGCGAGGGATATCCGACCATCCCGGTCTTCGCGTTCGGGTGGCCGACCTCCGAGTTGTCGCCGCTGTACATGGCCGGCTCGATGCTCGATGCGGTGCGCCGCGGCATCCGCGGCGACTTCGGCGGACCGCGCGGCCGGATCGCACTCGCGCTGACCGCGGTGTCCTGGGCGGTGCTGTACCTGATCCACCGCCGCAACGTCGCGGCCCAACCGCATTTCGAGGATCCGCTGCGCGAGGCGCTCGGCGCCGACTACCAGGACATCGCCGAGAAGGCGAAGTCCACGCGGCGCCGCTACATCGGTGTGCCGCCGAACGAGATCGTCCGCCGCCGCTACGTGGAGAAGGCCGGCACCGTGCAGTACGGGCCGCTGCGGGTCAACCGGGCCGACATCTGGCGCCGCGCCGACCTACCGCGCGACGGCAAAGCCCCTGTGCTGCTGCAGGTCCCGGGCGGCGCATGGGCGATCGGGATGCGCAAACCGCAGGCCTACCCATTGCTGAGCCATCTGGCCGACCACGGCTGGATCTGCGTGTCGATCGACTACCGGGTCAGCCCGCGCAACACTTGGCCGGACCACATCGTCGACGTCAAACGGGCGCTGGCCTGGATCAAGGAGCACATCGCCGAGTACGGCGGGGACCCGGATTTCGTCGCGATCACCGGCGGTTCGGCCGGCGGGCACCTGTCGGCGCTGGCCGCGCTGACCGCCGACGATCCGACCTTCCAGCCCGGCTTCGAGGACGCCGACACCTCCGTGGTCGCCGCGGTGCCGATCTACGGTCGCTACGACTGGGTCTCGGCGAAGGGCAACGGGCGCAAGGAATTCATCGCGTTCCTGCAGAAGTTCGTCGTCAAGAAGCCGATCACGCAGAACCGGCAGCTGTACGTCGACGCGTCACCGTTGCACCGGCTGCGTGCCGACGCGCCCCCGTTCTTCATCCTGCACGGCCAGGACGACTCGATCATCCCGGTGCCCGAGGGCCGTGAATTCGCCGACGCGCTCAAGGGCGTGTCGACGTCCCCGGTGGTGTACGCCGAAATCCCGCACGCGCAGCACGCTTTCGACTTCTACTACGGTTCACCGCGGGCGCATTACACCGCCCAGGCCGTCGAGGAGTTTCTGTCCTGGGTGATGGCGACGCGCAAGACCGCGGCGGGGAATCAGGTCGAGGCGGGCTGATCCACCCGCCGATCACCGTGGCATGCGCAGGATTCCGTCCAGAAGCGCGGCCAGCCGGGTGACCCAGGCGTCGCCGACGGCGCCGGTGCGGGCCAGTTCGGCGACGTAGCTGCCGACGATCATGTCGATCACGGTGTCGGCGCTGTGTTGGTCGAGCTCGAGTGCGTCGATGGCATGGCGGCGGTACGCCACCAGAATCGAGCGGAACGCGTCGCTGAACTCCGGGTCCTCGTCGGTGAGCAGCGCGGCGAATCCCCCGGCGCCGATGCCCCGCGCGATCACGTCGACGGACTGTTCGATCACCCAGCGCAGTCGCTGCTCACGGTCGGCGTCGGCGGATACCGACGGCCGCTCGTCCAGCGTCTCCAGCGCGGCGGCGAGCAGGCTGCGCCGGTTCGGATGGCGCCGGTAGATCGTCGTCTTCGCGATACCTGTCGCATCGACGATCGCCTGCATCGTCACCGCCTTCGGACCGCGCGCCCGCAGGAGTTCCAGCGCCGCGTCCAGGATGCGGGCGCCGACGGCGTCGTCGGGTCTTTCCACCAGGGTCGCCTCTCTGCCGCGCGGGTGCACGTTCGCGGATCCCACGCTACACTGAACGTATCGCTACGCTACTCGTAGCGTATTGATCAAGGAGGTTGTCATGCGACATATGTTCAGAACAGCACCGCTGCCGGCGATCGGCTATGTGCTGACCCTGTTCGGCTTCGTATTCCTGGGGACCTTCACCGCGTCGCTGGCGCTCGGCAGCGGCACCCTCGCGATCATGTTCGGTGTCGCGATGGTTGCCAGTTACGGCCTGGGGCTGACGTGCTTCATGCTGCGCAAGCGCTACATCGCCACGGCCGATCCCGACTCCGACGTCACGCTCGGATTCGACCCGATCCGCGGCGACACCGACCGGCGCGCGGCCGAGCGCTACCTGGCGCGGTACCGCGGACAGCCCGCGGCGGTGACCGAACTCCCCCGGACGCAGACGCCGGTGGCCGACATCGCCGCCTGACCCCCAGCACCACCCCGGGTGCCGAAATTGCGTTCCGGCAGAAGAAGTTCGAGTGCAGTCCTGCTGGAATGCAATTTCGGCGAAGGTTCTACCCCACGTTCGGCATTGCGGTGTCGACGACCGAGAAATCACCGGAAAGCCCCGCGGCACGGCGGATCTCAGCGAACTCGTCGAGCATCGCACCGCTGAGTTCGTGCGGGTCCTTGAGCGTCCTGCCGTCGGAGAGCACCGAGATGTTGATCTGGTCGACGTAGCTCCACACGGTGATGTTGAGGCCGCTGCCGACGGTCAATGGGCCCACCGAGAAGATCTCGGTGACCAGCGCCCCGCCGACGCGGGCCCGCTCGCGGGGGCCGGGCACGTTGGAGATCGGCAGGTTCATGATCTTGTTCTGGCCGTCCTTGGTGGCCAGCCAGCGGAACAACGCCTCGGCCGGGGCGGGCGGAAAGTACGCCGACCACCGGCTGACCAGCTCGGGCCCGAGCAGATTGTTGCTCTCCTTGCCGACCACGGCGGCCTCGTGCGCGGCGCGCACCCGCTCCAGCGGGTCGTCCAACTCGACCGGGATCGCGACCAGCACTCCGGTGAACTTATTGCCCGAGATCCGGTCGCGGGAGAAGTCGAAGCTCACCGGCACCGACGCCAGCAGCGGGTGCTCGGCGTGACCGTCGTAGCGCAGCAACAACTTTCGCAGCGCACCGGC carries:
- the fadD12 gene encoding acyl-CoA ligase FadD12; this encodes MGLTDSVTNALGLISTMARAGVIAPLRPDKYLRIVGAMQRENMAITSGFAAAAQRCPDRAGLVDELGILTWRQIDRRADALAAALQALPGGQPEVIGLMARNHRGFVDALIAANRIGADVLLLNTSFAGPALAEVLEREGEGRSVAVIYDEEFTETVDRAVAGRPDTTRIVAWADTDTDALTVESLIAEHDGRQPVRSVEKGRVILLTSGTTGTPKGAKHSGGDPSVLKAILDRTPWRAEQPVVIAAPMFHAWGFSQLAFAASMSCTIITRRKFDPEATLELVDKYRATGLCVVPVMFDRIMELPPEVLDKYSGRSLRFAAASGSRMRPDVVIAFMDRFGDVIYNNYNATEAGMIATATPRDLRAAPDTAGRPAEGTEIRILDTEFNEVPTGQTGGIWVRNSTQFDGYTSGTTKDFHDGFMSSGDVGYLDEDGRLFVVGRDDEMIVSGGENVYPIEVEKTLTTHPDVAEATVLGVDDEKFGQRLAAFVVLNPGAAATPETLKQHVRDHLANYKVPREITVLDELPRSITGKISRKDLKERLENA
- a CDS encoding alpha/beta hydrolase, yielding MPKRRPLLRATAELLNAANGLQPLAREGYPTIPVFAFGWPTSELSPLYMAGSMLDAVRRGIRGDFGGPRGRIALALTAVSWAVLYLIHRRNVAAQPHFEDPLREALGADYQDIAEKAKSTRRRYIGVPPNEIVRRRYVEKAGTVQYGPLRVNRADIWRRADLPRDGKAPVLLQVPGGAWAIGMRKPQAYPLLSHLADHGWICVSIDYRVSPRNTWPDHIVDVKRALAWIKEHIAEYGGDPDFVAITGGSAGGHLSALAALTADDPTFQPGFEDADTSVVAAVPIYGRYDWVSAKGNGRKEFIAFLQKFVVKKPITQNRQLYVDASPLHRLRADAPPFFILHGQDDSIIPVPEGREFADALKGVSTSPVVYAEIPHAQHAFDFYYGSPRAHYTAQAVEEFLSWVMATRKTAAGNQVEAG
- a CDS encoding TetR/AcrR family transcriptional regulator, with translation MVERPDDAVGARILDAALELLRARGPKAVTMQAIVDATGIAKTTIYRRHPNRRSLLAAALETLDERPSVSADADREQRLRWVIEQSVDVIARGIGAGGFAALLTDEDPEFSDAFRSILVAYRRHAIDALELDQHSADTVIDMIVGSYVAELARTGAVGDAWVTRLAALLDGILRMPR